The Hevea brasiliensis isolate MT/VB/25A 57/8 chromosome 1, ASM3005281v1, whole genome shotgun sequence DNA segment CTGCCTTATTGATGATCTCACACCCTGTGTGCATGCCATTTTTAtgattcttttgtttcttatatgaACCTTGACACCAAATTTTAACTATTGTTATACACATCTTGCAGCCTATTAAGGAATCTTCTCTTGGAAGCATTCCCACCATTGCTTTTTGTGACACGGACTCTGCTATGCGTTATGTGGATATTGGCATTCCAGCTAATAACAAAGGGAAGCACAGTATTGGATGTCTGTTTTGGCTGTTGGCAAGAATGGTTCTGCAGATGCGAGGCACTATTCCACAAGGGCACAAGTGGGATGTTATGGTACCTACATATTATCAGATaactgttttgtgtttaatggctCCAATTTTTGTGTTGCACTCTTCTGATTGCTAGTTTTTACAAACACATTATTTGTATGCACATGTTTGTGAAGGAGTTGTATGATTTTCCCTTAATCTCATTAAAGTGTAATCTTTGTGTTGAGCTTTTATACGCTTCCTGCTGAATTGTTAGTATAAGTTGGTTGCAACAATTCTTTACTTTTTAGGATTATTACGTTGTCATTTATTTGTTTTCCATAAACAGGTGGACTTATTCTTCTATAGGGAGCCTGAGGAAACCAAGCAACAGGAAGAGGAGGAAGCAGTACCAGTTACTGATTATGCACTCCCTTCTACTCATTATGGGCTTTCTAATACTGATTGGGATGCTCAAATTGCTGATGGCCAGTGGACTGCTGAAGCAGCTCCACCACCTATTTCTGCTGTTCCTGCTTCCAACTTATATCCAGAGCAGGGTAGTAAGTTATTCAAACACTATTGAACCGCCCTCATTTTCATCTGCTCCTGTTGTGCTTTCAAAACTATTTTgccatataaaattttttaagagTACTTTTTAAGCTTCGTATTACTATTTGCTAGCAAAAGTAAATGCTACAAGTGCTCGGATACTACGATACATTTGATGTACAGTTGTTAGTGGCAGATTTTTTTTTCCTAACACCATTTCTGTGTTTATTCAACTTTAGGTGGATTGTCTAATGAATGGGACGCAGCAGCACCGCCAGCCCAATCAGTAGCCCCTGCTCCTGCTGCCACTGGCTGGGAATAGTGAAGCACGAGAAGCTCAATACCATGTCTTGTGCTATTGTTTAGATTTATTAGGAATTGTTTGAGGGATTACCAAACATCAAATTGGAAAGTGGACatgttttgttttgtttaatCATCGTTTTGGGCAAAAGCTTAGTTGTAGACGTCTGGATTTTAAAAGTTTTGACATTTCCCTTGTAGTGATGCTAATTTttacaatattttattttcaactTTCATTGAGCTTTGCTAATGTTGAACAGTTGAATGACACGGGTAATCATAGGTAGAATACAACAACGAATGCAGTGTCATTTACTTGCTACGAATTAGTTAACAATGTttaaaatatgttttttttttttgaagaatgtttttattttaattttttttatcggaCGTGGATTGtgatttaatttgagagtttagtggttttaaaatgattttattaCTATTAAGttatgaataattattttaagtatTGGTGAATTATAActggtatttttttttaatttatatgttatattatttaaatttattattatatttaaaaaagttaaaTATTTCACTAGATTGTTAAacgttaaaaaatataaattattaatgaaaagtttttatataagttaatttttttttaagaaaaaatttggtcatttgttaataaaatagcaagataaatataatataatgttCTCATGAGAGAAAATCTTTAGATGACtaaagaaaatttttataatgttgTCCTTTTGAGAATTTATTACTTTTATAGCTCACAAGTTATGAAGATGCTAATAGTTAATAGACGTATAAATTATACTATTAAGTTTCATTACTGGAAGAGAATTATTCATACTTGAGTCTCTAACTTAAAGAAAACGAATTGAATTGCTAAAtaacaaatttaaatattaaaaaaataaataaaattttactaaagagagaaaaataaaacCCTAATAATTAAGAGAAATAAAACTCTAATATTAGAGGGAGAATTTCAAATTTGTTTCAAAAGCGTATAaatctaaaaaattatttaaaaaaataaataaaaaataatgacaAAAATTGATATAAGGCTAACTATGGGTGAAAATTTTACAGGTGATTATCTAAAAAAAGAAAtctgaaagagaagaaaaaaaaaaaagatagaaaaGGGATAAGGAGAAAAAGAGCTTCTTATATAAGTTGTTACTTAAaagtataaaatttaataaatttaaatattaattaaagttTTTATATATGTTTCTGATAAATTTTACGCTAGCTTGTCAGTTGACAACCATTATTTTCTATAATTATCATTTATCAGGAGTTAAATGACAgaaaaaaatgataatttttgTGGAGGGAGCATGTGAGTTTGGAGAACCGAACTTAGTCATGTAAATGAAgatgaataaataaaatattaacttaTAATATTAAAGATTATCATTTTCTTATAATATTAATGATTATCATTTTATACTTGTGGTGTGTTTGTTTGACAACGATttaaattatttctttaaataatgttaaaaaaataattaaaaaaaattattttattattttaattttaataattaaaatttattaaatttaattttaaattatttttaatatttttttattaatatatttaaaaaataatttttttaataacaattttaacAGCAAGTTAGACGGACttgaatttcagatttcatattattggaaaaaaaaaaaaaaaaaaactttgatgGAGTTTAGGCTT contains these protein-coding regions:
- the LOC110633429 gene encoding 40S ribosomal protein SA isoform X2, translating into MATGTAAAPTRALSQKELDIQMMLAAEVHLGTKNCDFQMERYVFKRRNDGIYIINLGKTWEKLQLAARVIVAIENPQDIIVQSARPYGQRAVLKFAQYTGAHAIAGRHTPGTFTNQLQTSFSEPRLLILTDPRTDHQPIKESSLGSIPTIAFCDTDSAMRYVDIGIPANNKGKHSIGCLFWLLARMVLQMRGTIPQGHKWDVMVDLFFYREPEETKQQEEEEAVPVTDYALPSTHYGLSNTDWDAQIADGQWTAEAAPPPISAVPASNLYPEQGGLSNEWDAAAPPAQSVAPAPAATGWE
- the LOC110633429 gene encoding 40S ribosomal protein SA isoform X1, translating into MATGTAAAPTRALSQKELDIQMMLAAEVHLGTKNCDFQMERYVFKRRNDGIYIINLGKTWEKLQLAARVIVAIENPQDIIVQSARPYGQRAVLKFAQYTGAHAIAGRHTPGTFTNQLQTSFSEPRLLILTDPRTDHQPIKESSLGSIPTIAFCDTDSAMRYVDIGIPANNKGKHSIGCLFWLLARMVLQMRGTIPQGHKWDVMVDLFFYREPEETKQQEEEEAVPVTDYALPSTHYGLSNTDWDAQIADGQWTAEAAPPPISAVPASNLYPEQGSGLSNEWDAAAPPAQSVAPAPAATGWE